A portion of the Stella humosa genome contains these proteins:
- a CDS encoding flavin monoamine oxidase family protein has product MAGSGNDVTVAVVGAGAAGVGAAWRLAQAGCDFQVLEARDRIGGRAWTVTGLGPDALDLGCHWLHSADRNPWVGVADELGFMVDRTPAPWGRTTGNPAFPPGGQAEFRADREAFWDRVHAAAEAGEDRPASDLADPASPWNPLIAAGSTWANGVEPDRLSTLDHWRYDDTDFNWRLPAGYGALVAARARGLPIRLGCPVTRIDHSGRRIRLETPQGTLTADRVIVTLPPPLLLTGGVVFHPALPDKLAAAAGLPLGLADKLYIALDRPDMVPVEGQIYGRIDSTAIGAYHLRPLGRDYIEGYFGGIIARRLEAGGIDAFFAHAVDDLVRAFGSAIRPHLRPLTASAWARDPLALGSYSHALPGFADARAALAAPVEGRILFAGEACSANDFSTAHGAYQTGVAAAEQVLAAAP; this is encoded by the coding sequence GTGGCGGGATCGGGCAATGACGTGACGGTGGCCGTGGTCGGTGCCGGGGCGGCGGGTGTCGGGGCCGCGTGGCGCCTGGCGCAGGCCGGCTGCGACTTCCAGGTGCTGGAAGCGCGCGACCGGATCGGCGGCCGCGCCTGGACGGTGACCGGCCTGGGGCCGGACGCGCTCGACCTCGGCTGCCACTGGTTGCATTCGGCCGACCGGAACCCGTGGGTCGGGGTGGCGGACGAGCTTGGCTTCATGGTCGACCGCACGCCGGCACCCTGGGGCCGGACGACCGGCAACCCGGCCTTTCCGCCGGGCGGCCAGGCCGAATTCCGCGCCGACCGCGAGGCCTTCTGGGACCGCGTCCATGCCGCGGCGGAGGCGGGGGAAGACCGCCCGGCGTCGGACCTGGCGGACCCGGCCTCGCCCTGGAACCCGCTGATCGCCGCGGGCAGCACCTGGGCCAATGGCGTCGAGCCCGACCGGCTGTCGACGCTGGACCATTGGCGCTACGACGACACCGACTTCAACTGGCGACTGCCCGCCGGCTATGGCGCGCTGGTCGCCGCCCGGGCGCGCGGCCTGCCCATCCGGCTGGGCTGCCCCGTCACGCGCATCGACCATTCCGGCCGCCGCATCCGGCTGGAGACGCCACAGGGCACGCTGACGGCCGACCGGGTGATCGTCACGCTGCCGCCGCCGCTGCTGCTGACGGGCGGCGTCGTCTTCCACCCGGCCCTGCCCGACAAGCTGGCGGCTGCGGCCGGCCTGCCGCTGGGCCTGGCCGACAAGCTCTACATCGCCCTCGACCGGCCCGACATGGTGCCGGTGGAGGGACAGATCTATGGCCGCATCGACAGCACCGCCATCGGCGCCTACCACCTGCGGCCGCTGGGCCGCGACTATATCGAGGGCTATTTCGGCGGCATCATCGCCCGCCGGCTGGAGGCGGGCGGCATCGACGCCTTCTTCGCCCATGCGGTCGACGACCTGGTGCGCGCCTTCGGCAGCGCCATTCGCCCCCATCTGCGGCCGCTGACGGCCAGTGCCTGGGCGCGCGACCCGCTGGCGCTGGGTTCGTACTCGCACGCCTTGCCGGGCTTTGCCGATGCCCGGGCGGCGCTGGCGGCCCCGGTCGAAGGCCGCATCCTGTTCGCGGGCGAGGCCTGCTCGGCGAACGACTTCTCGACCGCCCACGGCGCCTATCAGACGGGGGTGGCGGCGGCCGAGCAGGTGCTGGCCGCCGCCCCATAG
- a CDS encoding Bug family tripartite tricarboxylate transporter substrate binding protein: MRGMWRGLVGVAVASLVAVGGAAAQTYPTKPIRWILPYPPGGGTDVMGRLVAEAVAPRLGQQVIVVNQSGASGTVGSDAVRRADPDGYTLLFNASIFVLGRNVVKAAPYDPVADFTPVARIGEVPLILLASNGVTGQTIPEIVAAAKANPSGFNFGLSSLGSAGHLATLEFIRLAGTRIETIAYRGASPALTDLVAGNVQLMIDPITTLLPQAQAGRAKAVAVTAAARSPLAPDVPTTAEAGMPGLVLASWYGVWGPKGLPPAVVARVSAAMADAAKDPAFIAKLATYGIQPTYMGPAEFPGFMQADIDRSIALLRAAGFQPE; this comes from the coding sequence ATGCGCGGAATGTGGCGTGGCCTGGTCGGCGTGGCGGTCGCTTCGCTGGTGGCGGTCGGGGGCGCGGCCGCCCAGACCTATCCCACCAAGCCGATCCGCTGGATCCTGCCCTACCCGCCCGGCGGCGGCACCGACGTGATGGGCCGGCTGGTCGCCGAAGCCGTGGCGCCGCGCCTGGGACAGCAGGTGATCGTGGTGAACCAGAGCGGGGCTTCCGGCACCGTCGGCAGCGATGCCGTGCGCCGGGCGGATCCCGATGGCTACACCCTGCTGTTCAACGCCAGCATCTTCGTGCTGGGCCGCAACGTGGTGAAGGCCGCCCCCTACGACCCGGTTGCGGACTTCACGCCCGTGGCCCGCATCGGCGAGGTGCCGCTGATCCTGCTGGCATCCAACGGCGTCACCGGCCAGACGATCCCGGAGATCGTCGCAGCCGCCAAGGCCAACCCGTCCGGGTTCAACTTCGGCCTGTCTTCCCTGGGGTCGGCCGGGCACCTGGCGACGCTGGAATTCATCCGCCTGGCCGGCACCCGGATCGAGACGATCGCCTATCGCGGCGCCTCGCCGGCCCTGACCGACCTGGTGGCCGGCAACGTGCAACTGATGATCGACCCGATCACCACCCTGCTGCCGCAGGCGCAGGCCGGCCGGGCCAAGGCGGTCGCCGTCACCGCGGCTGCCCGCAGCCCGCTCGCCCCGGACGTGCCGACGACGGCCGAGGCCGGGATGCCGGGCCTGGTGCTGGCCTCGTGGTACGGCGTCTGGGGGCCGAAGGGCCTGCCGCCGGCGGTGGTCGCGCGCGTCTCGGCCGCCATGGCCGATGCCGCCAAGGACCCGGCCTTCATCGCCAAGCTCGCGACCTACGGCATCCAGCCGACCTACATGGGGCCGGCAGAGTTCCCGGGCTTCATGCAGGCCGACATCGACCGCAGCATCGCCCTGCTGCGCGCGGCCGGGTTCCAGCCGGAATAG